In a single window of the Arachis hypogaea cultivar Tifrunner chromosome 6, arahy.Tifrunner.gnm2.J5K5, whole genome shotgun sequence genome:
- the LOC112696695 gene encoding cell division protein FtsZ homolog 2-1, chloroplastic, with amino-acid sequence MATCMSTCFAPSNARNSAGVLAVVGGKTCFLNLCETKYGFSSGNRKSPLLQVKCSANSHFHGVSNYHSKDPFLDLHPEVSMLRGEGSSRVNDPRKDSLGGNVAESLEATSTPSNYNEAKIKVIGVGGGGSNAVNRMIESSMNGMEFWIVNTDIQAMRMSPVFPENRLQIGQELTRGLGAGGNPDIGMNAAKESKESIEEAVYGADMVFVTAGMGGGTGTGGAPVIAGVAKSMGILTVGIVTTPFSFEGRRRAVQAQEGIASLRDNVDTLIVIPNDKLLTAVSPSTPVTEAFNLADDILRQGVRGISDIITIPGLVNVDFADVRAIMANAGSSLMGIGTATGKTRARDAALNAIQSPLLDIGIERATGIVWNITGGSDLTLFEVNAAAEVIYDLVDPTANLIFGAVIDPSLSGQVSITLIATGFKRQEESEGRPTQAGQLAQGDAIGVGRRSSSFTDGSLVEIPEFLKKKGRSRYPRV; translated from the exons ATGGCAACCTGTATGTCCACGTGTTTTGCACCTTCCAATGCTAGGAATTCGGCAGGAGTGCTCGCTGTTGTAGGAGGGAAAACATGTTTCCTCAATCTGTGTGAGACCAAGTATGGATTTTCGAGCGGCAACCGAAAGTCCCCCTTATTGCAAGTTAAGTGTTCTGCCAATTCGCATTTCCACGGTGTTAGTAATTATCATAGTAAAGACCCTTTTCTGGATCTGCATCCAGAGGTGTCAATGCTTAGAGGAGAAGGGAGCAGCAGAGTGAATGACCCAAGAAAGGATAGTTTGGGTGGAAATGTTGCTGAGAGCTTAGAAGCCACATCTACTCCGAGTAATTACAATGAGGCAAAGATCAAAGTCATTGGTGTAGGTGGTGGGGGTTCAAATGCGGTCAATCGCATGATCGAGAGCTCGATGAACGGCATGGAGTTTTGGATTGTTAATACTGATATTCAAGCAATGAGAATGTCACCTGTGTTTCCTGAGAACCGTCTGCAGATTGGTCAAGAGCTTACACGAGGTCTTGGTGCTGGTGGTAACCCTGACATTGGCATGAATGCTGCTAAAGAAAGCAAAGAATCTATAGAAGAGGCAGTTTATGGAGCTGATATGGTCTTTGTTACA GCTGGAATGGGTGGAGGAACTGGCACTGGCGGAGCTCCGGTTATTGCTGGTGTTGCAAAGTCAATGGGTATATTGACTGTTGGTATTGTCACAACCCCTTTCTCATTTGAAGGACGAAGGAGAGCTGTTCAAGCACAAGAAGGAATTGCTTCTTTAAGAGATAACGTTGACACTCTGATCGTTATTCCAAATGACAAGCTGCTGACAGCGGTTTCTCCATCTACCCCTGTAACCGAGGCATTCAATCTGGCTGATGATATCCTTCGCCAAGGTGTTCGTGGCATATCTGATATTATTACG ATACCAGGATTGGTGAATGTAGACTTTGCTGATGTTCGAGCTATAATGGCCAATGCAGGTTCCTCACTCATGGGGATAGGGACTGCAACTG GGAAAACAAGGGCTAGAGATGCTGCATTAAATGCTATCCAGTCACCCTTGCTTGATATTGGTATAGAAAGGGCTACTGGAATTGTGTGGAACATCACCGGTGGAAGTGATCTTACATTGTTTGAG GTAAATGCTGCAGCAGAGGTTATATATGACCTTGTGGACCCTACTGCTAACTTAATCTTTGGAGCAGTAATAGATCCATCGCTCAGTGGACAA GTAAGCATAACATTAATTGCAACTGGATTCAAGCGGCAAGAGGAAAGTGAAGGAAGACCCACACAG GCCGGTCAACTCGCACAGGGAGATGCCATTGGTGTTGGTCGGCGATCTTCCTCTTTCACCGACGGTAGTTTGGTTGAGATCCCTGAATTCTTAAAGAAGAAGGGTCGTTCACGCTATCCAAGAGTTTAA